In Halobaculum rubrum, the following are encoded in one genomic region:
- a CDS encoding DUF1931 domain-containing protein encodes MADLIVKAAVKEYLEEKNVASDFYDALDGEVEELLEDAARRAEENDRKTVQPRDL; translated from the coding sequence ATGGCAGACCTCATCGTCAAGGCAGCCGTCAAGGAGTACCTCGAGGAGAAGAACGTCGCGTCCGATTTCTACGACGCACTCGACGGGGAAGTCGAGGAGCTGCTCGAGGACGCCGCCCGCCGCGCCGAAGAGAACGACCGGAAGACGGTCCAGCCGCGCGACCTGTAA
- the larB gene encoding nickel pincer cofactor biosynthesis protein LarB: MRETLEAVAAGDLTPAQAEAALRGYATTEAGRFDAAREHRRGIPEGILAEGKTPAEVASMADAAVDSTGRALVTRADDDTAEQVRAYMDREHPDATVERDARARTVVIHAADYEQSGVDADVVVVSGGTADAHAAREAAVVAGEAGPRIETIEDVGVANLTRVLDEIETLRSADVLVVAAGREATLPTLVAGLVGAPVIGLPTSTGYGVGGDGVAALLGLLQSCTVLSVVNVDAGFVAGTQAGLIALGVDGSPDDPDR; encoded by the coding sequence ATGCGCGAAACGCTTGAGGCGGTCGCCGCCGGCGACCTCACGCCCGCACAGGCGGAGGCGGCGCTGCGCGGCTACGCGACCACGGAGGCCGGGCGCTTCGACGCCGCCCGCGAGCATCGCCGCGGGATCCCCGAGGGAATACTCGCGGAGGGGAAGACGCCCGCCGAGGTGGCGTCGATGGCCGACGCCGCCGTCGACTCGACGGGGCGCGCGCTCGTCACGCGCGCGGACGACGACACGGCCGAGCAGGTGCGCGCCTACATGGACCGGGAGCATCCCGACGCGACGGTCGAACGCGACGCCCGCGCGCGAACCGTCGTGATCCACGCGGCGGACTACGAGCAGTCCGGCGTCGACGCCGACGTGGTCGTCGTCTCCGGCGGCACCGCCGACGCGCACGCGGCGCGGGAGGCGGCCGTCGTCGCCGGCGAGGCCGGCCCTCGCATCGAGACGATCGAGGACGTGGGCGTCGCGAACCTCACGCGCGTCCTCGACGAGATCGAGACGCTCCGGTCGGCCGACGTGCTCGTCGTCGCCGCCGGGCGGGAGGCGACGCTCCCGACGCTCGTCGCGGGACTGGTCGGTGCGCCCGTGATCGGGTTGCCCACGTCGACGGGGTACGGCGTCGGCGGCGACGGCGTCGCGGCACTGTTGGGACTGCTCCAGTCGTGTACCGTGCTGTCGGTGGTGAACGTCGACGCCGGCTTCGTCGCCGGGACACAGGCCGGACTGATCGCGCTCGGCGTCGACGGATCCCCCGACGATCCGGATCGCTGA
- a CDS encoding Sjogren's syndrome/scleroderma autoantigen 1 family protein has protein sequence MSDTAEDDSGFDKEAEREKLREKFARDERKRESTRRMSELLLKGATMTNSHCDACGSPIFRQNGQEFCPECAGGDGGSGEGAAASREGEPSAPDDSDAEVGATTVGADATDAATAGTDRSTPTAPTDESAPADATADTTVADTSAARDDPSAEPRSTADTTRQTEATGSTGKAGSAEATRAVDRAAATTSAATGTGDDAVAAAGDALATALRQHAEAARDATDPRTATTHLEAAREAAEALAALRR, from the coding sequence ATGAGCGACACCGCCGAGGACGACTCCGGCTTCGACAAGGAGGCCGAACGCGAGAAGCTTCGCGAGAAGTTCGCCCGCGACGAGCGAAAGCGCGAGTCCACCCGCCGGATGAGCGAACTCCTGCTCAAGGGCGCGACGATGACGAACTCCCACTGCGACGCCTGCGGGTCGCCCATCTTCCGACAGAACGGACAGGAGTTCTGTCCGGAGTGTGCCGGCGGCGACGGCGGCTCCGGCGAGGGTGCCGCCGCGTCGCGTGAGGGGGAGCCCTCGGCGCCGGACGATTCCGATGCCGAAGTCGGTGCCACAACCGTCGGGGCCGACGCAACCGACGCCGCAACCGCCGGGACCGATCGGTCGACGCCGACCGCTCCGACGGACGAGTCGGCCCCCGCCGATGCGACCGCGGACACGACCGTCGCCGACACATCTGCTGCTCGGGATGACCCGAGCGCGGAGCCACGCTCGACCGCGGACACGACGCGGCAGACGGAAGCGACGGGATCGACAGGGAAGGCAGGGTCAGCGGAGGCGACCCGAGCGGTCGACCGAGCGGCTGCCACGACGTCTGCCGCCACCGGCACCGGGGACGACGCGGTCGCCGCCGCCGGCGACGCGCTGGCGACGGCACTCCGGCAGCACGCCGAGGCCGCTCGCGACGCGACTGACCCACGGACGGCGACCACGCATCTCGAAGCCGCCCGCGAGGCGGCCGAGGCGCTGGCGGCGCTGCGTCGCTGA
- a CDS encoding Brp/Blh family beta-carotene 15,15'-dioxygenase encodes MGVSDRSRSGTALGGALHRWGVRAPWIALALAVPFGLLAPSLPPTVRYAPFLASVLLFGFPHGAVDHLVPARLAGIDLGRSVGAVVAVYAVLGVGYGLWWLLAPASAFVAFIAITWVHWGQGDVYALLALADAEHLPTRAERALSLVVRGGLPMLVPLVGHPEAYRRVAAALVGLFAGDAAALDAAFTPTARAGVAAAFGIVTLLALAAGARRVRRDDAARRPWLVDAGETVGLWAYFLLVPPILGIGLYFCFWHALRHVARLELLDPDARAALAEGDLSGTLRRFARDAAPATVGGLLVVAGVWALAPRPSAGPEGLLAVYLVAIAVLTLPHVAVVTWMDARQGVW; translated from the coding sequence ATGGGGGTGTCGGATCGCTCTCGGTCGGGAACGGCCCTCGGCGGCGCTCTACACCGCTGGGGCGTCCGCGCGCCGTGGATCGCGCTGGCGCTCGCGGTCCCGTTCGGGCTGCTCGCGCCGTCGCTTCCGCCCACGGTCCGCTACGCGCCGTTTCTCGCGTCCGTGCTGCTGTTCGGGTTCCCGCACGGCGCCGTCGACCACCTCGTTCCCGCGCGTCTCGCGGGGATCGACCTCGGGCGGTCCGTGGGTGCCGTCGTCGCGGTCTACGCGGTGCTCGGCGTCGGCTACGGACTCTGGTGGCTGCTCGCCCCCGCCTCGGCGTTCGTCGCGTTCATCGCGATCACGTGGGTTCACTGGGGGCAGGGCGACGTGTACGCGCTCCTCGCGCTCGCGGACGCCGAACATCTCCCGACCCGAGCCGAACGCGCGCTGTCGCTCGTCGTCCGCGGCGGCCTGCCGATGCTCGTCCCGCTGGTCGGCCATCCGGAGGCGTACCGTCGGGTCGCGGCCGCGCTGGTCGGGCTGTTCGCCGGCGACGCGGCCGCCCTCGACGCGGCGTTCACCCCGACCGCTCGCGCCGGCGTCGCCGCCGCGTTCGGGATCGTCACGCTGCTCGCGCTCGCGGCGGGCGCGCGACGGGTGCGCCGCGACGACGCCGCCCGGCGACCGTGGCTCGTCGACGCCGGCGAAACCGTGGGCCTGTGGGCGTACTTCCTGCTCGTGCCGCCGATCCTCGGCATCGGGCTGTACTTCTGTTTCTGGCACGCGCTTCGCCACGTCGCCCGGCTGGAACTGCTCGACCCGGACGCGCGCGCGGCGCTCGCGGAGGGCGATCTGTCCGGGACGCTCCGTCGGTTCGCGCGCGACGCCGCGCCCGCGACCGTCGGCGGCCTCCTCGTCGTCGCCGGCGTGTGGGCGCTCGCACCCCGCCCCTCGGCCGGGCCGGAGGGCCTGCTCGCGGTGTATCTCGTCGCCATCGCGGTGTTGACGCTGCCGCACGTCGCCGTCGTCACGTGGATGGACGCGCGGCAGGGCGTCTGGTGA
- a CDS encoding ferredoxin has protein sequence MRIEYDRDTCVGMFQCVAEWDAFEKDMNAGKATLVDAEETDEDVFSLEVPDGEELDAKFAARTCPVDAIRLYDDDGEQVI, from the coding sequence ATGCGAATCGAGTACGACCGCGATACGTGTGTCGGGATGTTCCAGTGTGTGGCCGAGTGGGACGCCTTCGAGAAGGACATGAACGCCGGGAAGGCGACGCTCGTCGACGCCGAGGAGACCGACGAGGACGTGTTCTCGCTGGAGGTTCCCGACGGCGAGGAGCTGGACGCGAAGTTCGCCGCCCGAACCTGCCCCGTCGACGCGATCCGGCTGTACGACGACGACGGCGAACAGGTGATCTGA
- a CDS encoding GIY-YIG nuclease family protein, translating to MHGVAVPPADHYVYVLECADGSLYTGYTTDVVRRVAEHDAGDGAKYTRGRTPVELVHVEAFDSKSGAMSREYAVKQLSRRAKESLVE from the coding sequence ATCCACGGCGTCGCCGTCCCGCCGGCCGACCACTACGTGTACGTCCTCGAGTGTGCCGACGGGTCGCTGTACACCGGCTACACGACCGACGTGGTCCGCCGCGTCGCCGAGCACGACGCCGGGGACGGCGCGAAGTACACCCGCGGGCGAACGCCCGTCGAGTTGGTCCATGTCGAGGCGTTCGACTCGAAGTCGGGGGCGATGAGCCGGGAGTACGCGGTGAAACAGCTCTCGCGCCGGGCGAAAGAGTCGCTGGTCGAGTAA
- a CDS encoding ATP-dependent DNA helicase, producing the protein MSTTDGYLRFFPYDEPYPNQEEAMDRISNSLERGQDVLFEGAPGTGKTLSALVPALQHARDHDRTVVITTNVHQQMRQFVEDARAINETEPIRATVFKGKSSMCHIDVDYQECQTLRDTTRSLVEDRSDREQLEQRLDDLTDEMREGAEGTDESGSAGSAAEARQAVQEELERLDDEIDDEAANTCDYYLQNLTGDTGEFFSWLFDDVRTPDEVYEYAGSRGFCGYELLKEGMEEVELVVCNYHHLLDPQIREQFFRWLDRDPQDVITVFDEAHNVEDAARDHASKALTENTLESALTELEESDDSRAEPAENVLRAFIEALRDTYEDTLGFGAREGVGESWEDVSIANDDRRDDLTLAFLERYEGSGIRAECDLALQLGKRLDEEYEEAYREGETTTRRECQTLQAAAFVSAWMDGGGELGQHPVVSVRRDAGTDEVYGRAELYTCIPREVTAELFDEVYASVLMSATLRPFDVTEDVLGLSNPATLAYGLAYPEENRRTFSVATPALFASERDDPATQETIAATLSDVVRFTPGNSLLFFPSYAEAERYHELLSGDPNLGTLLLDGSEPDTEQLRRRLVDGDSSTLFTSLWGTLAEGVSFDGDDARTVAVVGVPYPHLSERMEAVQDAYDRAFAERSRDAGWEYAVEIPTVRKTRQALGRVIRSPDDFGVRALLDKRYTSADMGKYSVRDAFPPEEREELIDIGSEKLKFAMLNFFTDHAAYDGSPPEP; encoded by the coding sequence GTGTCGACGACGGACGGCTACCTGCGCTTCTTCCCGTACGACGAGCCGTATCCGAACCAGGAGGAGGCGATGGACCGGATCTCCAACTCGCTGGAGCGCGGGCAGGACGTGCTGTTCGAGGGCGCGCCCGGGACCGGAAAGACGCTCTCGGCGCTGGTGCCCGCGCTGCAGCACGCCCGCGATCACGACCGCACCGTCGTCATCACGACGAACGTCCACCAACAGATGCGACAGTTCGTCGAGGACGCCCGCGCGATCAACGAGACGGAGCCTATCCGCGCGACGGTGTTCAAGGGAAAGTCGTCGATGTGTCACATCGACGTGGACTACCAAGAGTGCCAGACGCTCCGAGACACCACGCGCTCGCTCGTCGAGGACCGGTCCGACAGAGAGCAGTTGGAGCAGCGGCTGGACGACCTCACCGACGAGATGCGCGAGGGCGCGGAGGGCACCGACGAGAGCGGCAGTGCCGGAAGCGCCGCCGAGGCCAGACAGGCCGTCCAAGAGGAGTTGGAGCGACTCGACGACGAGATCGACGACGAGGCCGCGAACACCTGCGACTACTACCTCCAGAACCTCACCGGCGACACGGGCGAGTTCTTCTCGTGGCTGTTCGACGACGTTCGAACCCCCGACGAGGTGTACGAGTACGCCGGCAGCCGCGGCTTCTGTGGCTACGAGCTGCTGAAGGAGGGGATGGAGGAGGTCGAGCTGGTCGTCTGCAACTACCACCACCTGCTCGATCCCCAGATCAGAGAGCAGTTCTTCCGCTGGCTCGACCGCGACCCGCAGGACGTGATCACCGTCTTCGACGAGGCGCACAACGTCGAGGACGCCGCCCGCGATCACGCCTCGAAGGCGCTCACCGAGAACACGTTGGAGTCGGCACTCACCGAGTTGGAGGAGAGCGACGACTCCCGCGCCGAGCCCGCCGAGAACGTTCTCCGAGCGTTCATCGAGGCGCTGCGCGACACCTACGAGGACACCCTCGGCTTCGGCGCGCGCGAGGGGGTCGGCGAGAGCTGGGAGGACGTGAGCATCGCGAACGACGACCGCCGCGACGACCTCACGCTCGCGTTCCTGGAGCGCTACGAGGGGAGCGGGATCCGGGCTGAGTGCGACCTCGCGCTCCAGCTCGGCAAGCGCCTGGACGAGGAGTACGAGGAGGCGTACCGCGAGGGCGAGACCACCACCCGACGCGAGTGTCAGACCCTCCAGGCCGCCGCGTTCGTGTCGGCGTGGATGGACGGCGGCGGCGAGTTGGGCCAGCATCCGGTCGTCTCGGTGCGCCGCGACGCGGGCACCGACGAGGTGTACGGCCGCGCGGAGCTGTACACCTGCATCCCGCGGGAGGTGACCGCGGAGCTGTTCGACGAGGTGTACGCGAGCGTCCTCATGTCCGCGACCCTCCGACCGTTCGACGTGACCGAGGACGTGCTCGGCCTCTCGAACCCGGCGACGCTCGCGTACGGGCTGGCGTACCCCGAGGAGAACCGCCGGACCTTCTCGGTGGCGACGCCCGCGCTGTTCGCCTCCGAGCGCGACGACCCCGCCACCCAGGAGACGATCGCGGCGACCCTGTCGGATGTCGTACGGTTCACGCCCGGCAACAGCCTGCTCTTCTTCCCGTCGTACGCCGAGGCCGAGCGCTACCACGAGCTCCTCTCGGGCGACCCGAACCTCGGCACGCTCCTGCTCGACGGCTCCGAGCCCGATACCGAGCAACTGCGTCGGCGGCTCGTCGACGGCGATAGCTCGACCCTGTTCACGTCGCTGTGGGGCACCCTCGCGGAGGGCGTGAGCTTCGACGGCGACGACGCCCGGACGGTCGCGGTCGTCGGCGTGCCGTACCCGCACCTCTCCGAGCGGATGGAGGCGGTGCAGGACGCCTACGACCGCGCGTTCGCCGAGCGCTCGCGCGACGCCGGCTGGGAGTACGCCGTCGAGATCCCGACGGTCCGCAAGACGCGACAGGCGCTCGGGCGGGTCATCCGCTCGCCGGACGACTTCGGCGTGCGCGCGCTGCTGGACAAGCGCTACACGTCCGCCGACATGGGGAAGTACTCCGTTCGCGACGCCTTCCCGCCGGAGGAGCGCGAGGAGCTGATCGACATCGGTTCCGAGAAGCTGAAGTTCGCGATGCTGAACTTCTTTACCGACCACGCGGCGTACGACGGGTCGCCGCCGGAGCCGTAG
- a CDS encoding NADPH-dependent FMN reductase has protein sequence MSQTPTVVAVNGSRRDGSYGRATLGYALDAAAEYGAEPDFIDLGDPDLDVPLYHPDVDAADAGDVPELLARMRRADGVLLCSPVYHDSYSSAFRSFHDWCSFDEYEDTVVGLFAVAGGGSYGGTLEHMRATIRGVHGWVAPLQVGIRNARNRFEPWDDGERPPAGAAGAETRYEFVDDDLRERTETLGRRIAHYAGHTDEFLDVPE, from the coding sequence ATGTCGCAGACGCCCACCGTCGTCGCCGTGAACGGCTCGCGGCGCGACGGGAGCTACGGCCGGGCGACGCTGGGGTACGCCCTCGACGCGGCCGCCGAGTACGGCGCCGAGCCGGACTTCATCGACCTCGGCGACCCCGACCTCGACGTCCCGCTGTATCATCCGGACGTGGACGCCGCCGACGCCGGCGACGTGCCCGAGCTGCTCGCGCGGATGCGCCGCGCCGACGGCGTGCTGCTGTGCTCGCCGGTGTACCACGACTCGTACTCCTCGGCGTTCCGCTCGTTCCACGACTGGTGCAGCTTCGACGAGTACGAGGACACCGTCGTCGGCCTCTTCGCGGTCGCCGGCGGCGGCTCCTACGGCGGCACGCTCGAACACATGCGCGCGACGATCCGCGGCGTCCACGGCTGGGTCGCACCCCTCCAGGTCGGGATCCGAAACGCGCGCAACCGCTTCGAGCCGTGGGACGACGGGGAGCGCCCGCCGGCGGGGGCTGCGGGGGCGGAGACGCGATACGAGTTCGTCGACGACGACCTGCGCGAGCGCACCGAGACGCTGGGCCGCCGGATCGCCCACTACGCCGGCCACACGGACGAGTTCCTCGACGTTCCCGAGTAG
- a CDS encoding DEAD/DEAH box helicase translates to MAEAAAKTEYVDHPLLVEGFIEDRRYQTELAATAREGHTLVCLPTGLGKTTVSLLVTAHRLYETGGKALFLAPTKPLVQQHADFYREALDIADEEIVVFTGEVRPDDRAELWEGASVVIATPQVVENDLVGNRISLSDVTHLTFDECHRASGDYAYVYIAERYHADAEKPLVTGMSASPGGDREEITAVCENLGIDQVEVMTEDDADVGEYTHDTDVQWERIDLPEPIVEIRDALNEVITDRLESLKELGVTNTTQPDVSQKDLNRMRGELQRMMDGGDSDAYTGMSVHAEVMKLRRAVELVETQSVEALRRYFERQRNAARSSGASKASQRMVSEPKVREAMRKAESFDDLHPKFRRTRVLLAQTLGIGGGERVIVFTESRDTAEALTEFLSASFDTRRFVGQGDKEGSDGMTQKQQQETLDAFRAGEFEVLVSTSVAEEGLDVPEVDLVLFFEPVPTAIRSIQRKGRTGRQAEGEVVVLLANDTRDEAFFWISRRREQEMEDELRKLKGVADELSDELDDGQSGLEEFDGEAERSEASKGRAGSETTRETGEADRSAGGGGGADGDEDGDPDSATDSTSAAAATNGQPGLTDFEPDDDSSEADADGDTTERDDEATADDPGEDEDESDADDGVVAAAGTDADGTEIVIDQRELESTIARDLSTREGITTRLETLAVGDYVLSDRVAVERKSVADFLDTLVGGDRSMFEQIRDTARAYARPVVIIEGEDLYGERNVHPNAVRGALSSLAIDFDASVLRTEDEADTADLLEVIARREQEENDREVSAHGEKGAKTLAEQQEYVVSSIADIGPVTSRALLEHFDTVEAVMCAREEDLLEVSGVGQVTAERIREVVGSDYPK, encoded by the coding sequence ATGGCCGAGGCCGCCGCGAAGACCGAGTACGTCGATCATCCCCTGCTCGTCGAGGGGTTCATCGAGGACCGCCGCTACCAGACGGAGCTGGCGGCGACTGCCCGCGAGGGCCACACGCTCGTGTGCCTCCCGACCGGCCTCGGAAAGACGACCGTTTCGCTGCTCGTCACCGCCCACCGGCTGTACGAGACCGGGGGCAAGGCGCTGTTCCTGGCGCCGACGAAGCCGCTGGTGCAACAGCACGCCGACTTCTACCGCGAGGCGCTGGACATCGCCGACGAAGAGATCGTCGTGTTCACCGGGGAGGTCCGGCCCGACGACCGCGCCGAGCTGTGGGAGGGCGCGAGCGTCGTCATCGCCACGCCGCAGGTCGTCGAGAACGACCTCGTCGGCAACCGCATCTCGCTTTCGGACGTGACCCACCTGACGTTCGACGAGTGCCACCGCGCGAGCGGCGACTACGCGTACGTCTACATCGCCGAGCGCTACCACGCCGACGCCGAGAAGCCGCTCGTCACCGGGATGTCCGCCTCGCCCGGCGGCGACCGCGAGGAGATCACGGCGGTGTGTGAGAACCTCGGCATCGACCAGGTCGAGGTGATGACCGAGGACGACGCCGACGTGGGCGAGTACACCCACGACACCGACGTGCAGTGGGAGCGCATCGACCTCCCGGAGCCGATCGTCGAGATCCGCGACGCGCTCAACGAGGTGATCACCGACAGGCTGGAGAGCCTGAAGGAGTTGGGCGTCACGAACACCACCCAGCCGGACGTCTCCCAGAAGGACCTCAACAGGATGCGCGGGGAGCTCCAGCGCATGATGGACGGCGGCGACTCCGACGCCTACACCGGGATGTCGGTGCACGCGGAGGTCATGAAGCTCCGGCGGGCGGTCGAACTCGTCGAGACACAGAGCGTCGAGGCGCTGCGCCGCTACTTCGAGCGCCAGCGCAACGCCGCGCGCTCGTCGGGCGCCTCGAAGGCGAGCCAGCGGATGGTCTCCGAGCCCAAGGTCAGAGAGGCGATGCGCAAGGCAGAGAGCTTCGACGACCTCCACCCGAAGTTCCGGCGCACGCGGGTGCTGCTCGCGCAGACGCTCGGCATCGGCGGCGGCGAGCGCGTCATCGTGTTCACGGAGTCCAGGGACACCGCCGAGGCGCTGACGGAGTTCCTCTCGGCCTCCTTCGACACCCGACGATTCGTCGGGCAGGGCGACAAGGAGGGCTCCGACGGGATGACCCAGAAGCAACAACAGGAGACGCTCGACGCCTTCCGCGCCGGCGAGTTCGAGGTGCTCGTCTCCACCAGCGTCGCCGAGGAGGGGCTGGACGTGCCGGAGGTCGATCTGGTTCTCTTCTTCGAGCCGGTGCCGACCGCGATCCGCTCCATCCAGCGGAAGGGCCGGACCGGCCGGCAGGCGGAGGGCGAGGTGGTCGTCCTCCTCGCCAACGACACGCGCGACGAAGCCTTCTTCTGGATCTCGCGGCGGCGCGAGCAGGAGATGGAGGACGAGCTTCGGAAGCTGAAGGGCGTCGCCGACGAGTTGAGCGACGAACTCGACGACGGACAGTCCGGGCTCGAGGAGTTCGACGGCGAGGCCGAGCGAAGCGAGGCCTCGAAAGGACGAGCGGGGAGTGAAACGACCCGCGAGACGGGCGAGGCCGATCGAAGCGCCGGCGGCGGAGGCGGCGCCGACGGCGACGAAGACGGCGATCCCGACTCCGCGACCGACTCGACGTCCGCGGCCGCCGCCACGAACGGCCAGCCCGGGTTGACCGACTTCGAGCCCGACGACGACTCGTCGGAGGCTGACGCCGACGGCGACACGACCGAGCGCGACGACGAGGCGACGGCGGACGACCCAGGCGAGGACGAGGACGAATCCGACGCCGACGACGGCGTCGTCGCCGCCGCAGGCACCGACGCCGACGGCACCGAGATCGTCATCGACCAGCGCGAGCTCGAGTCGACCATCGCGCGCGACCTCTCCACCCGCGAGGGGATCACCACCCGGCTGGAGACGCTGGCGGTCGGCGACTACGTGCTCTCCGACCGCGTCGCCGTCGAGCGCAAGTCGGTCGCGGACTTCCTCGACACGCTCGTCGGCGGCGACCGCTCGATGTTCGAGCAGATCCGCGACACTGCGCGGGCGTACGCCCGGCCCGTCGTGATCATCGAGGGCGAGGACCTGTACGGCGAGCGCAACGTCCACCCGAACGCGGTCCGTGGCGCGTTGTCGTCGCTGGCGATCGACTTCGACGCGAGCGTCCTCCGGACCGAGGACGAGGCCGACACCGCCGACCTGCTGGAGGTGATCGCCCGACGCGAGCAGGAAGAGAACGACCGCGAGGTGTCCGCACACGGCGAGAAGGGCGCGAAGACGCTCGCCGAGCAACAGGAGTACGTCGTCTCGTCGATCGCCGACATCGGCCCGGTCACCTCGCGGGCGCTGCTGGAGCACTTCGACACCGTCGAGGCGGTGATGTGCGCCCGCGAGGAGGACCTGCTGGAGGTGTCCGGCGTCGGGCAGGTGACCGCCGAGCGCATCCGCGAGGTCGTCGGCAGCGACTATCCCAAATGA
- the rpiA gene encoding ribose-5-phosphate isomerase RpiA: MKNTAGTEAAKRAAGEAAAAEVDEGDVVGLGTGSTAAHAIRDLGNRVAEGLDIEGVATSYQSRALAKEVDIPLLSLSDVARVDLAIDGADQAALGTNALVKGGGAAHAREKVVASAADRFLVVADDSKLAEPLEHPVPVEVLPDALARVERAVRDAGGDPEPRAAERKDGPVITDNGNLVLDCDFGAVEEPASLARTLSETPGVVEHGLFVGMADAVFVGDDEGGATRRSP; this comes from the coding sequence ATGAAGAACACCGCGGGGACGGAGGCGGCGAAGCGGGCGGCCGGCGAGGCGGCCGCCGCCGAGGTGGACGAGGGCGACGTGGTCGGCCTCGGCACCGGCTCGACGGCGGCGCACGCGATCCGCGACCTCGGGAACCGGGTGGCCGAGGGGCTCGACATCGAGGGCGTCGCCACGTCCTACCAGTCGCGTGCGCTCGCCAAGGAAGTCGACATTCCGCTGCTGTCGCTGTCGGACGTGGCCCGCGTCGACCTCGCGATCGACGGCGCCGATCAGGCCGCTCTCGGTACCAACGCGCTCGTGAAGGGTGGGGGCGCCGCCCACGCCCGCGAGAAGGTGGTCGCGTCGGCCGCCGACCGCTTTCTCGTCGTCGCCGACGACTCGAAGCTCGCCGAGCCGCTCGAACATCCGGTCCCCGTCGAGGTACTGCCGGACGCGCTCGCCCGCGTCGAGCGGGCGGTCCGTGACGCCGGCGGCGACCCGGAACCCCGGGCCGCCGAACGCAAGGACGGCCCCGTGATCACCGACAACGGAAACCTCGTGCTCGACTGTGACTTCGGCGCCGTCGAGGAGCCGGCGTCGCTGGCGCGGACGCTGTCGGAGACCCCGGGCGTCGTCGAACACGGCCTGTTCGTCGGGATGGCCGACGCAGTGTTCGTCGGCGACGACGAGGGCGGCGCGACCCGGCGGTCGCCGTGA
- a CDS encoding lycopene cyclase domain-containing protein — protein MTLTYLGVHAVFLLPVLALLLWRRPTLPVERRRTARIGLLLMGTVAFAYTTPWDNILIERGAWAYGEGRVLARVWAAPVGEYLFFALQTTLVGLWLYRVGFDPTPVEGDTARVPRALGALALLGLAGVGGWLVLAGPTRFLYLGAIFAWACPVLALQWGVGGAFLLRRLRPVAVAVGVPTLYLWVVDRLAIADGVWTVAAETSTGVHLIGLPIEEAVFFLVASALVVNGLVLFEWALLRFRPQSAGSTKRDRLRTLDDGNGPAPGAALGADDGADDTTTDHDPTPIAD, from the coding sequence GTGACGCTTACCTACCTCGGCGTGCACGCCGTGTTCCTGCTTCCGGTGCTCGCGCTGTTGCTGTGGCGGCGGCCGACGCTGCCGGTCGAACGTCGTCGGACCGCGCGTATCGGCCTGCTGCTCATGGGGACCGTCGCGTTCGCGTACACGACGCCGTGGGACAACATCCTCATCGAGCGCGGGGCGTGGGCGTACGGGGAGGGTCGCGTCCTCGCACGGGTCTGGGCGGCACCGGTCGGCGAGTACCTCTTTTTCGCGCTTCAGACCACGCTGGTCGGCCTGTGGCTCTACCGCGTCGGGTTCGACCCGACGCCCGTCGAAGGCGATACGGCGCGCGTGCCACGAGCGCTCGGCGCGCTCGCGTTGCTCGGTCTCGCCGGCGTCGGCGGCTGGCTCGTGCTCGCGGGCCCGACGCGGTTCCTCTATCTGGGCGCGATCTTCGCGTGGGCGTGCCCGGTGCTGGCGCTCCAGTGGGGCGTCGGCGGCGCGTTCCTCCTTCGCCGTCTCCGCCCGGTCGCCGTCGCCGTCGGCGTCCCGACGCTGTACCTGTGGGTCGTCGACCGCCTCGCGATCGCCGACGGCGTGTGGACCGTCGCCGCCGAGACCTCGACGGGTGTCCACCTCATCGGGCTCCCGATCGAGGAGGCCGTGTTCTTCCTCGTCGCCAGCGCGCTCGTCGTCAACGGGCTCGTGCTGTTCGAGTGGGCGCTGTTACGCTTCCGCCCGCAGTCCGCGGGAAGCACGAAACGCGATCGCCTTCGGACCCTCGACGACGGCAACGGTCCAGCTCCCGGAGCCGCCCTCGGTGCCGACGACGGCGCCGACGACACCACAACTGACCACGATCCGACCCCGATAGCCGACTGA
- a CDS encoding DUF7563 family protein, producing the protein MPRCDHCGSHVSDRFARVFGDERGNLNACPSCSANAGIAEAARERTRADD; encoded by the coding sequence ATGCCACGCTGCGACCACTGCGGGTCGCACGTATCCGACCGCTTCGCCCGCGTGTTCGGCGACGAACGCGGGAACCTGAACGCGTGCCCGTCCTGCTCCGCGAACGCGGGCATCGCCGAAGCGGCACGAGAGCGGACCCGCGCAGACGACTGA